The genomic window CGCCTACCAGACCGAGGCCCTCGGCGTCTGCGCCGTCATGCAGGCCCCGGTCCTCGGGTTGGAAACCGCCTACCAGCACGCCCGGCAGGCCCTGCTCGACCACCTGCGGGCCATCGGCACCACCCAGGCAATCCTGCTCGAGCAACTTCCGCAAGCCTGTCCCGAAGGAATCCGATGAGCACTGCAGCACTCCCGATCACCTACGGCGATGTGGTCCACACGCCGGTCCACTTCGACGACCTCGACGCCATGGGCGTGCTGCACAACTCGCGCTACGCGGTCCTGGTCGAGCGGGCCATCGGCAAATGGTGGACCGCCCGCGGCGTCAGTTTCACCGGCGGCCGCCCGACGTCCCCCGACGCGTTCAACGTGGTCCGGGAGTACGGCATCACCTTCCACGTCCCGGTGACCACCATCGGCGACATCGCCGTCCACTTCTGGCTGGCGAAACTCGGCACCACCAGTGCCGACTACCGCTTTCGCGTCACCACCCTGGACGGCTCCACGGTCCACGCCGACGGCCGCCGCGTCAACGTCCGCCTCGACCCGGCCACGATGCGCCCGGTCCCGTGGACCGACCACGCCCGGGACGTGGCCCGGCCGCTCGTGAAACCCTGACACCCACACGGCACCGTCGTTTCGGTATCTTTCCCACCCGTGGCGGTCATCTTTGAACTTGTGGTCAATTTCGGTCAGGACGTCGCGGGTGCCGAGCGGGCGCGGGAGGCCGCCCTGGCGGCTGCGCCGCTGGTGGCCGGAGCGCACCGGATCGGGGTGCACGCGCACGTCGATACCCGCGGTGCCTACGCCGAGCTGAGCGTCATGCCGGTCGCGGTGTCCTGGGGGTCCACGTTCGACGAAGGGCTTCCACACCTCGAACTGTCCGCCGCCGAGCTGACCGAACTCGGCCATGGGCTGTATGGGCTGCTCAGCACGTTCAGTGGTTACCGGGCGGCGGCCGTGGGCTGGGACTGTGAGCCGTACGCCGACACCGAGGACCTCGAGGACGCCGAAGCGCCGGGCCGGGTCTTCGCCGAGGGCATCGTGAGCGGGCCGTCGTTCACGCCGTTCGCCCCGGGCTACGTGTGGGTGCCGTACACCGGTGAGAACTGGTCACCGGCGGCCTTCGGCTGAACCCCGCGCGGCCGCCTCGCGCGGGGTCGCCGGTTGTGCTTCCCGTAGAGCCGGGGGCAGCAGGAAGGTGATGTTCTCCTCGGCGACCCGGTGTTCGGTGACGCGGGCCGGGGCCAGGACCGCGATCACCTCGTCGACCAGGTGCGGCGGCGCGGAGGCACCGGCGGTCAGGCCGACGGTCCGGACGCCGTCGAGCCACTCCGGCCGGATCCCGCTCGCGTCCTCGATCAGGTGGGCGGGCGTGCCGTGGCGCCGGGCGACCTCGGTCAGCCGCAGTGAGTTGGAGGAGTTCGCCGAGCCGACGACGAGGACCAGATCGCAAGCGGCCGCGATGGCGACGACGGCCGCCTGCCGGTTGGTGGTGGCGTAGCAGATGTCGTCCGGCCCGGAGATCTCGGGAAACCGTGCGGTCAGCGCGTCGATGATCTCGCCGGTCTCGTCCGCGGCGAGCGTCGTCTGGGTGATGTAGGAGACCCGGCCCTCGGCCCGCACCGAGCGGGCCGCCGCGACGTCCGGGATCAGCTGGATGCCCGGGGCCTGACCGAGGGTGCCCTCGATCTCGTCGTGCCCGGCATGGCCGATGAGCAGCACGGTGTCGCCGCGGGCGGCGAACCGGCGCGCCTCGGTGTGCACTTTGGCGACCAGTGGGCAGGTGGCGTCGATGACGTCCAGCTCACGACGGGCGGCGTCGGCGCGGACGGCCGGGGCGACGCCGTGCGCGGAGAAGACGACGACCGCGCCGTCCGGAACGGTGTCCAGTTCGTCGACGAAGATCACGCCGCGGGCTTCGAGACCGGCGACGACGTGGGCGTTGTGGACGATCTGGCGGCGTACGTAGACGGGCGGCCCGTGCTGTTGCAGGGCCCGGTCGACCATGTCGACGGCGCGTTCGACTCCGGCGCAGAAGGAGCGAGGGGCGGCGAGCAGGACTTCCATGATCTCGGAGCTTAGGTTGGAGAGTTCAGTTATCTGCAAAAACCGGTAAAGAAGTCGTTCGCTGGGATAAAACGGGCTGAAGGGAAGCCATATTAAGGATGAAACGTGACTAGTTCTGTCAAACCTGTCGAAACTCGCGAACTGCAGGACCATCAACAGCGGCAGAGCCTGAGCACTGCCGCCGCCCGCAACCTCGCGCACACCACCAAATCCGTACCCCAGATGCAGGAGATCTCCTCCCGGTGGCTGCTGCGCAAGCTGCCCTGGGTCGAGGTCGGCGGCGGCACCTATCGGGTGAACCGCCGGATGACATACCGGCTGGGGGACGGCCGGCTCACCTTCACCAACACCGGCGCGTCGGTGCACGTCGTCCCGGCCGAACTCCGGGAGATCGCGATCCTCGCCGCGATCGACGACGAGGACCTGCTGCGCGGCATCGCCGAACGGTTCGTCCAGCGGGAGTACGAGCAGGGCCAGGTCATCGTCGAGTTCGGTTCGATGTCCGACAACCTGTACCTGATCGCGCACGGCAAGGTCGACAAGATCGGGGTCGGCGCGTACGGCGACCCGGTCAGCATCGGCGTACTCGCCGACGGGGAGATGTTCGGCGACCGGGTACTCGTCGAGGACGACACCATCTGGGACTACACCGCCAAGGCGATGACCGCGGTGACCATGCTGGAGCTACCGCGGAGCGCGTTCGCCGAACTGGTCGGCCGCAGCGAGACTCTTCGCCGGCACGTCGACGGGTTCCGCGACAAGAGCCGCAAACCGCAGAACAAACACGGCGAGGCGGAGATCGCGGTCGCGGCCGGTCACCGGGGCGAGCCCGTCCTGGCCGGCACCTACGTCGACTACGAGGCCAGCCCCCGCGAGTACGAACTGAGCGTCGCCCAGACCGTCCTGCGGGTGCACACCCGGGTCGCCGACCTCTACAACGAACCGATGAACCAGATGGAGCAGCAGCTCCGTCTGACCGTCGAGGCGCTGCGCGAGCGCCAGGAGTACGAACTGATCAACAACCGCGAGTTCGGTCTGCTGCACAACGCCGACCTGCGGCAGCGCATCCACACCCGCGGCGGCCCGCCCACCCCCGACGACTTCGACGAACTGCTCAGCATGCGCCGGGCCACCAAGTTCTTCCTGGCCCACCCGCAGGCCATCGCCGCGTTCGGCCGCGAGTGCACCAAACGGGGCATCTACCCGCCGACCGTGGACATGGACGGCCACACCGTCCCGTCCTGGCGGGGTGTGCCGATCCTGCCGTCCGGCAAGATCCCGATCAGCCACACGCACACCACCTCGATCATGGCGATGCGGGTCGGCGAGGCGAACCAGGGCGTGGTCGGCCTGCACCAGACCGGGATCCCGGACGAGTACCAGCCCGGCCTCAACGTGCGGTTCATGGGCATCAGCGAGCAGGCGATCATGTCGTACCTGGTCAGCGCCTACTACTCGGCGGCGGTGCTGGTGCCGGACGCACTCGGCATCCTCGATCACGTCGAGTTGTCGCACTGATGTCCGTCGTCACCGATCTTCGGGGGGCGCCGCCGTCCGATC from Actinoplanes derwentensis includes these protein-coding regions:
- a CDS encoding family 2B encapsulin nanocompartment shell protein, coding for MTSSVKPVETRELQDHQQRQSLSTAAARNLAHTTKSVPQMQEISSRWLLRKLPWVEVGGGTYRVNRRMTYRLGDGRLTFTNTGASVHVVPAELREIAILAAIDDEDLLRGIAERFVQREYEQGQVIVEFGSMSDNLYLIAHGKVDKIGVGAYGDPVSIGVLADGEMFGDRVLVEDDTIWDYTAKAMTAVTMLELPRSAFAELVGRSETLRRHVDGFRDKSRKPQNKHGEAEIAVAAGHRGEPVLAGTYVDYEASPREYELSVAQTVLRVHTRVADLYNEPMNQMEQQLRLTVEALRERQEYELINNREFGLLHNADLRQRIHTRGGPPTPDDFDELLSMRRATKFFLAHPQAIAAFGRECTKRGIYPPTVDMDGHTVPSWRGVPILPSGKIPISHTHTTSIMAMRVGEANQGVVGLHQTGIPDEYQPGLNVRFMGISEQAIMSYLVSAYYSAAVLVPDALGILDHVELSH
- a CDS encoding acyl-CoA thioesterase, with the translated sequence MSTAALPITYGDVVHTPVHFDDLDAMGVLHNSRYAVLVERAIGKWWTARGVSFTGGRPTSPDAFNVVREYGITFHVPVTTIGDIAVHFWLAKLGTTSADYRFRVTTLDGSTVHADGRRVNVRLDPATMRPVPWTDHARDVARPLVKP
- the ispH gene encoding 4-hydroxy-3-methylbut-2-enyl diphosphate reductase; the protein is MEVLLAAPRSFCAGVERAVDMVDRALQQHGPPVYVRRQIVHNAHVVAGLEARGVIFVDELDTVPDGAVVVFSAHGVAPAVRADAARRELDVIDATCPLVAKVHTEARRFAARGDTVLLIGHAGHDEIEGTLGQAPGIQLIPDVAAARSVRAEGRVSYITQTTLAADETGEIIDALTARFPEISGPDDICYATTNRQAAVVAIAAACDLVLVVGSANSSNSLRLTEVARRHGTPAHLIEDASGIRPEWLDGVRTVGLTAGASAPPHLVDEVIAVLAPARVTEHRVAEENITFLLPPALREAQPATPREAAARGSAEGRR